Genomic window ([Eubacterium] hominis):
GGCACTTCATCAAAGTTATGGGACGTTCTGCATCACACGTTGCATTAGAATGTGCTCTTGAAACTCAGCCAAACATTTGCTTGGTATCTGAAGAAGTTGCTGAGAAAAAGATGTCTTTATCTCAGATTGCTGATTACATCGCTGATTCAGTAGAAAAAAGAGCTGCTAAAGGCATGAACTTTGGTGTTGCAATTATTCCTGAAGGTGTTGTTGAATTCGTTCCTGAATTCTCTACATTGATTTCTGAAATCAATGAATTGTTAGCAGGTAGCAAAGCAGCAGACTTCAATGCTCTTCCAACTTGGAAAGAAAAATATGAATTCATTGAAAAAGGATTATCAAAAGAATCTATGAGCGTATTTGCTATTCTTCCAGAAGGAATCCAGCAGCAGTTATTCTTAGAAAGAGATCCACACGGTAACGTTCAGGTATCTTTGATTGAATCAGAAAAATTATTCTCTGCTTTAGTAAAAGACAAATTAGAAGAAAGAAGAAAAGCTGGTACATATAACGGTAAATTCAATGCATTACACCACTTCTTAGGTTATGAAGGAAGATGTGCATTCCCATCTAACTTTGATTCAGACTATTGCTATTCTTTAGGATACAACGCATTTATGTTGATCCAATACGGATATACTGGTTACTTATCAAAAGTTTCTAACCTTTCTAAACCAGCAAACGAATGGGTTGCAGGTGGTATGCCAATCACAAAGATGATGAACATCGAAAGAAGACATGGAGAAGACAAACCAGTTATCAAGAAAGCACTTGTTGAACTTGATGGCAAACCATTCAAATTCTTTGAAGCAAACAGAGAAGAATGGGCTGTTGAAACTTGTTATGTATATCCAGGAGCTATCCAGTACTATGGACCAGCTGAAGTTTGTGATATCACTACAAAAACACTTGCACTTGAACAAGAATAAATCAATAATGAAACTGCTTAGGATTGCCTGAGCAGTTTTTTCTAAATCATGTCAAAGAGGAGAAAAATTATGAGCAACTTGGATCGTTTTATAAAGGCGCAGGAAAATGATTACGAAACGGCATTAAACGAAATTGAAAATGGTCATAAACAAAGTCATTGGATCTGGTATATTTTTCCACAACTGCAAGGTTTAGGATTCAGCTCAATGTCACAATTTTATGGAATCAAAGATGAAGAAGAAGCTATAGATTATATGAATCATCCAGTATTGCGTGAACGCCTTTTAGAAATCTCACAAGCATTATTATCACTAGATTGTAATGATCCTGTGCGTGTAATGGGGTATCCGGATAACTTGAAATTGCAATCTTCCATGACTTTGTTTTCAATCGTTAGTAAGGAGCCTGTGTTTCAAAAAGTTTTAGATAAATTTTATGATGGTCAAGAAGATCAATCAACATTAGAAAAATTGAAAAAATAAAGCAAAATATATAAAATATTTTGATGAAATCGTATAGAAATGAAATTGAAATGTAAAATCAAAAATCTTTTAACTAAATTATGCGAAAAAGCATGACTTTTTGCGTATAATGAGATAAAATTTATATTGGTAACAGTGATCATATTTAGGGATATCACGATAACTGGAGGAATAATATGTATAACGAAAATGATGAAATGTATGAAGTAGAAGATTTTGATGAAGATATCAAACGCAGACAGGAACTGATTGAGGAAGCAAAAAGTATTCCTACTGATGCGAAATGGAATGATGTGTTTCGTCAAATATCTGACCTAAAGAAAAAATGGAAACGGATTCAATATTGGGAATCTGATTATGAAGATCAGCTGGCAGAAGAATTTGACAGCTATATTGATGTGTTCTATCAGAAACGTAGAGAAGGCTATGAAAGCAATAAGGCAATCAAACAGGAATTGATTGACAGAGCAAATGAAATTTTGAAATCTGATAACTTAAATCAGGCTACAGAAGAAATGAATGAGTTAATGGCACAATGGAAAGCCAGTGGTTCTGCTGGTAAAGAAACAGATGATGCATTGTGGGAAGCATTCAATGCTGCACGCCAGAAATTCTTCGATAAGAAACATGACTATTGGGAAAATTTACAGAGTAAGTTTGACAATGCAAAACAGGTGAAAAAAGAATTGATAGAAGAAGCGAAAACGCTTGTTGATTCTGAAGATTTTGCGAAAACCAGTGCTAAATTCAGAGAATTGATGGATAAGTGGAAAGCAGTTGGAAGTGCTGGTAAACAGCATGAAAACAAACTATGGGATGAGTTCAACGAAGTAAGACAGAAATTCTATGATAGAAGAAATGCTTACTATGAAGAACTGCATGGTAAACAGGATGAAAACTACAATGCCAAAAAAACATTGAGTGATCAGGCAAAAGAGATTGCGGACAAAAAAGAATATACAAGAGAAAACACTGCCGCAATGAAAAAGCTGGGTGCTGACTGGAAAACAATCGGAAACTGTGGAAAAGACAAAGAAGATGAAATCTGGAAAGAATTCCGTTCAATCATGGATGCATACTTTGAAGGATTAAAAGAATGGAATGAACAAAAACACCAGCAGTGGAAACAAAAGATGATTGATGCACGTAATCGTAAACAAGATATGATTCAGAATCAAAGACGTCAGATCAAACGTTTACAGAATGATATCGTTGGTTTGATTGGAGAACGTGCAATCAAAGAAACAGAAGAAGAAATCGCTGAAAAAGAAGAATTCATCAAAGAATTAGAAGCAGATCTGGAAGATATCGAAAAAACACTTGCTGAAGATAAATAGAATAGAAAAAGACGTACGAATATAACCGTGCGTCTTATTTTTTGATATACATATCATATTTCTTTAATAAATCCTCATTTAACAAAATTTCCAGGGAAATGCCATGCATGTCATCTTCCCTCGATAAAATGTGTCCCTTGCGTATTAATTCAGCCATACATTTTGATTGATCATATGGCAACAGCA
Coding sequences:
- a CDS encoding diphosphate--fructose-6-phosphate 1-phosphotransferase; translated protein: MTISSLQKARYEYTPKLPGMLRNGISEICVNEGEETQSVADQEKIKALFPNTYGKKEITFAKGQNTSEAKKQVVGVILSGGQAPGGHNVICGLYDALKATNAENELLGFKNGPSGLIEDDFLTFDDDYINQYRNTGGFDIIGSGRTKLETNEQFAIAAEVCKKHGITAIVIIGGDDSNTNAAVLAEYFAANNTGVQVIGCPKTIDGDLKNEDIECSFGFDTATKTYSEMIGNIERDANSAKKYWHFIKVMGRSASHVALECALETQPNICLVSEEVAEKKMSLSQIADYIADSVEKRAAKGMNFGVAIIPEGVVEFVPEFSTLISEINELLAGSKAADFNALPTWKEKYEFIEKGLSKESMSVFAILPEGIQQQLFLERDPHGNVQVSLIESEKLFSALVKDKLEERRKAGTYNGKFNALHHFLGYEGRCAFPSNFDSDYCYSLGYNAFMLIQYGYTGYLSKVSNLSKPANEWVAGGMPITKMMNIERRHGEDKPVIKKALVELDGKPFKFFEANREEWAVETCYVYPGAIQYYGPAEVCDITTKTLALEQE
- a CDS encoding DUF1810 domain-containing protein, yielding MSNLDRFIKAQENDYETALNEIENGHKQSHWIWYIFPQLQGLGFSSMSQFYGIKDEEEAIDYMNHPVLRERLLEISQALLSLDCNDPVRVMGYPDNLKLQSSMTLFSIVSKEPVFQKVLDKFYDGQEDQSTLEKLKK
- a CDS encoding DUF349 domain-containing protein, with translation MYNENDEMYEVEDFDEDIKRRQELIEEAKSIPTDAKWNDVFRQISDLKKKWKRIQYWESDYEDQLAEEFDSYIDVFYQKRREGYESNKAIKQELIDRANEILKSDNLNQATEEMNELMAQWKASGSAGKETDDALWEAFNAARQKFFDKKHDYWENLQSKFDNAKQVKKELIEEAKTLVDSEDFAKTSAKFRELMDKWKAVGSAGKQHENKLWDEFNEVRQKFYDRRNAYYEELHGKQDENYNAKKTLSDQAKEIADKKEYTRENTAAMKKLGADWKTIGNCGKDKEDEIWKEFRSIMDAYFEGLKEWNEQKHQQWKQKMIDARNRKQDMIQNQRRQIKRLQNDIVGLIGERAIKETEEEIAEKEEFIKELEADLEDIEKTLAEDK